The Ptychodera flava strain L36383 chromosome 3, AS_Pfla_20210202, whole genome shotgun sequence region attgtgttttacgaaattgtcaattgtatgtTTCACATTTTACGAATAAATGAGcgtgtttaaatataatgaagaacagtgttcGGCTCTGACTCAATCGGTAAGACTACATACAAGCAACGAGTCTTTCTTAGCTCAGACGCGAGACGACGGAAGTTCAACAACAAGGTACAATACAGGAAACGTGATGCACAATAtgcatggacaaaacaatagcttgcacctttaaatgcactgataacattgtgaacttgtcgctcttgaaaaataaaatagcgtttcttctgatgagtcTCAAGTCCGGAGTATCGTCATTGCTGTCAGAAATAATGTACGCTCTTCGCTTCATCGGCTCGCCCCGGGGGCTCGACTGGTTGACTGCCGcggcagcattgatcgtgatgttgaacttgaaacccgtcaatgttgcttcagaaaacattcttactgctgtagggatgattggtacgtgtcttgggttatcggctatgcttattatgttgtttgatggacatcgggggggggggcaattttgacgaggtagacaacacaaaatgccgGTAACATTACCATTAAATGTCAGCGGTGTACAAAATTAAATCAAACGTTTCATTCGAAATCAACgacgaagaaacacaaattcataaacattctagtatcgacggtattttgtattctacacatATAATTTAATACTCCATATTTCCTTATGTttcattaccctcccacttttgcatttcagggatttgaaaataagttctgaacagctgattttgtttacgttttaaaagtagttcgggtcccatatccaccacatgtggaatatggtttcatcgtagtcatatacctaaagtgtgacgtcatactatagggataactgggtctatgtatgtgataaaaaGAAATACCCACTAATAGTTTTCATCGAAAGTTCATTATTACTCGCCATTCGTGCAGTGAACTTGTAATTATTACATCGTCAGTGCAGCATATAGAGCGACACGTTCTCGAAGAGAAAAATAACAATAGCATGGTTTtgaacactgcatgaaaacacaACAATCAGATAATTCAGATACCTGTATTAtggtataatacacgtgaattcacatgagtCCACATGAATAccggcttgctgaatacaaaacgtggattcttgactgtattcatctgtatatgcactcttcagctaaaatacaggcaataatccgcGTTAATACAGTaggtattatagggttttttaTGCAGTGGAATGTAATACATGCCAGAGTATCTGTCGGTGTATCTCTGGTTTGCTCGCTTAACGATATGTGCGGAATGCCATACAAATCTATAAGACTGAGTACACGGTGTTATGCGCCTGAAAATTGAAAGATTCAAACTTTGGCTCGAATTTTGGTCCTATAAAAATCAGCGTAGTTGTTTGGTTCTAGACAAATGTGAAAAAGATGTCATCTACAAAGCAGTCATCATTGTGTTAAGTCTTTCTATGAGGAAAAAAGggattttgaattttcacaaaGCCTGGTAATTTGTTTATTCACTCAAAGAACTTCACAACAAGCCATTGGTTGAGTTGTGGTAGAAACATCTATTTTAAAGGTTGACATGTTCAGTGAATATACATAACTTTACTACATGTTACAGAGATAGGAAAAAATGTTactgagtaaaatttcaatctCAGTGAAAACAAGAGTGATCATGATATTAGACACCGCCTTGTCCTGACTGGTGGAGATATGTTCGTCAGTACTTTCGTACCTAAAACCCTCGTATTCCCTTCCACTAAGCGTATCACtttatataaattaaaaaatatcaacTCGATTTTGTAACTGACTTCCTGTATGCTTTCCACACTATAGTAGATGATCGAATTCGTACATAAGTGATAACACATTGGTGGATTGCCGAATGACCTTAATGATATATACTTTTATTGTCTATCAACGGCAAATAAGATCATATTTATGAGATTGGCAGGACAGATCATTTATTCACATCGCAAAAGTTATTTTAAGCATAGTTCCTTGtatgaaaatgtacatttgCGTATCGTGCAAATATCCACTACGAATCATTGGTAAAGCCTTTTATTCAACATAAGTACCATATACTTGAGACATAAAAAACCGGGATATTTACAGACGACTGACCTGAGGTAAAACAACCTTGAACCTCTTTTCATGTACGTAAGCACATGACATATATTCTTAACACACCGGTCGACCGGACTAAATATTTTGCCCTCATCAATTTTCAGCATAAACGTTCAATTTAAGCAACGTTTTTTTCCGAGTAACtaaacaaaattagataaagTATATGTTGTCGAAATCGCTTAGTAGAAACGGTGAAACACTTAAATACAATACTGGCTTATAGACTTCGAAATTACTTCTCCAAAAATATTGTTCAACACTGTATAGATTAATTTGATATATTACTTTGTTCAAatcggtatgtatgtatgtatgttatgtatgtatgtatgtatgtatgtatgtatgtatgtatgtatgtatgtatgtatgtatgtatgtatgtatgtatgtatgtatgtatgtatgtatgtatgtatgtatgtatgtatgtatgtatgtatgtatgtatgtatgtatgtatgtatgtatgtatgtatgtatgtatgtatgtatgtatgtatgtatgtatgtatgtatgtatgtatgtatgtatgtatgtatgtatgtataactaTTTATTGTAATAGCTTAGTAAAAATATAGTTGAGTCAGAATGCTAATTCTATAAAGCAAAGCATTATATAGGGATTCAACGAATACAATCTTCTGTATAATTGTCAAAGTATCATTATTGTACTAACGCATGGTAACCATGCATGTCATGTTTCAAAAAGAGTAAGTGCTGAAGTTGGACTCCAATCTTCTGGTAAAAGTATACTGTATATGAGTCGGAAGGTATAATCATGCAATTAATGAGATAAGGCAATAATAGAGAATCCATGAATAATTTCTTCTGTTTAATAACAAAGTTCCGGTATGATAATGACTATGCTAACTCAGAGTTACGTTATACGCATTCCAAAAGACAGGTTTATGTAGATCAAAGACAATGCGGGAGTTATAATTGAATCGTCTATTCCCAAATCATGGTAATGTTTCTTTACTCCGTAGCTGTAATCTTATCTTCATAAGCACCATTCATGTTGATGTAAACCTAcgacaaacaaataacaaacacaTTAATTGAGAAAGAAAATAGATACACATAGTTATCAATGATAACCGGTTaaaactgcaattttcaatcccaggttctcgcattagtggagctctcctcccagtcaaacacttggcaaGTACGATGTTtaatttctataacattaattacacaaactgatcttaAGCTTTTGTCACCTTCTGcaaatcctgcaaacagagtttatataAGCGTTTggttgacggtcggttcaatcaaatcgccaacggtcattgattccccacaaCCAAAgttcgaatttcctaaaaacgTGTCTTCaagtcacgttagaatttgaatataaccacagagttcgatcagcAGCAGCTTCGTgttgaccgcttggcagtctgtctgcgtttttgcggccggaaaaaaaaacaactaaaaagtggcattttcttgagcctgtgcccgcgtgttgtctgtttggtgtccacttacacaatgaacgccgccatagcttcgcgtccttttaaagggaggctacGCCTTTAAAACGTTTCACACTGTTCTCTAACCCTTCTTACTGTGACAAGTATTAATTGTGACAAGTATTAAGTCATCATGTCTCGAGTTACATTTACCTCTTTGTCAAGTTCCATTTCTTCCAATTCGCTAGCCAGCTCTTTGAACTTTGGCCTCCGTTTCGGCTTTTCGGACCAACATTTCATCACCAAGAGGTATCTAGAGAAGATTAGTAAACAGGCAGATTTGTATATCACGGCGTACAAACCAATCGCGTAAATTATAAGCAGgccacaaaaaaaattgaattatgtTATTACCACACAACATGCAGAAGATTgaagaaatatattttgttaaGATTGCGTCCTCATTCTTTGGTCATTCTACAAGGGACCATCGACATTACAAAAGAATAAATCAATGAATATTATTCAAACTCACAGATCCCCATCGCAGTACTTGGGTTTGTTCATCCTACCCCCTTGCTTCAGATATGCTATAACCTCTTCATTAGTCATTCTGGGGTATGGAGTATGTCCTAAAATGTGTGTTACAAAAGAAaatatgtacaaataataataataataataataataataataataataataataataatataataataataataataataataataataataataatatttggttcttatatagcgcacatatccacaagtacatgtgatcaaggcgctttacaattattattacccctggtcactgaacctaatatgataccactcaactccttGGGGAGCAGataacagctcacatgtgcagccaataagcgcagcagagctaaacgcacacacaacaacctctgtcctaccaggtacccatcactcctgggtggggagaagcaatgaggaataaagtgccttgcccaaggacacaacaccacagccatgccggggctcgaactcaccatcctttgatcgtgagtccactgctctagccactggcacATGATGCCTCCATAAGAAGTTAAATCATACAGCAAACTTAAAATGAGTATAAACAGGTATATGCTGAAAGCTAATTGCCAAATTTCCATGTCCGACAATAAATGACCGATTtatttaaaaacaacaaaacaagtcACGATGTTTCAACATGTATTCTTGCAATACGAACATAATTGTTAAAACCTACCTACTGTTACTATCTCCCATATCACGACGCCCAATGACCAACATCActctttgttgaaaattcagACGCCTTGATTGCTTCTGGTGCCATCCATCGTACACGTAATGAACCCTATGATGAAAACCGCAGAATTCACGCTTTACAACAGAACTACTCAAATATTGTAAGTCATTTCAAAAGtttaatgtatatatgtatatatgtgtatatataattacaatatatatatatatatatatatatatatatatatatatatatatatatatatatatatatatatatatattacattccAAGTTCTATCCATATTGCAAGTTCTATCCGTAAACTAAACGACCAATCAATGTCTGTCCACAAGCAGTCTAATCACGTGCTAACTATAATTAAACACATACCTgacgcaataagcaaacgcatctCAACTATATCCAGTGATAATGGTATCTTTGATAAACTCAAAGGTGAATACAATACGGCGCTAAAGGCAAGCGGATCCACCGATCAAATTGAATATGTCAAGACCAACAAATCAACGAGGagaaacaaaaacaggaaacgTCACGTCTTGTGGTTcaaccaccccccccccattcatcaagaacgtggaaactaaTATCAGCAAGAATGTTATTCAACTCGTTGACAAACACTTTCCAAAGGGGCCTTAACTTAACAAGATCTTCCATAGGAACGCAATCAAAGTGAGTTTaagctgtatgaagaatatgaCAAGTTATATCAAATCGCATA contains the following coding sequences:
- the LOC139126198 gene encoding tyrosine-protein kinase receptor Tie-1-like, with the protein product MTNEEVIAYLKQGGRMNKPKYCDGDLYLLVMKCWSEKPKRRPKFKELASELEEMELDKEVYINMNGAYEDKITATE